TCATCCGGTTGAACGCGCGCAGGAACGTGGATTTCCCGCACCCGCTCGGACCGATAAGCGCAGTGATCTCGTAGTTACGGATCTCGATGCTGACATCCGAGAGCGCCTGCTTCGGGCCGTACCACAGCGACAGGTGGCTGGAAGCAAGCTTGACGGGACGGTCCAGCGGCCGACCGTCTTCCGGGACTGTCGCTCGTTGGATGTTCAGCAGCGTCTCCGGGCGGGCCGGTCCGTCCGTCCGGGGACCGGCCTGTTCATTCTCTGTCATTGTCTTCATTGAATCAGACATTTCAGCCTTCCGCAAACCAGACCGTTGTTCCGGGCTCCCTCAGGGCTCAGCTCTGCTCCATCTTTGCCCGGGTGCGGCTGCGAAGCAGGATGGCGGCAAAGTTCAACGCAAAGGTCAGAAGCAGTAACACCAGGGTGGTGGCGTACTGTATGGGCATGGTATCGTCCACGTTTACGGACTGGGTGCTCATTACGAAGATGTGGTATCCCAACTCCATGAACTGGCTGTTCAGCGTCTTGGGCAGTTCCGGCAGGAAGTATGCCGCTCCGGTGAATAGGATCGGCGCCACCTCTCCCGCTCCGCGCGACACCGAAAGGATTCCGCCGGTCAGGATACCCGGCAGAGCCTGGGGGATCACAACCTTCCAGGTGGTCTGCCATTTCGTGGAGCCGAGCGCCAGACTACCTTCTCGGTAGGAATCCGGAACCGCACGAAGCGCCTCCTCCGTGGAGACCACCACTACGGGCAGGGTGAGCAGCGCAAGCGTCAGAGCCGCCCACAGCAGACACGGCTGGCCCCATACCAGCTGGCCGCCGTAGAGCGAGCGGTCTATGCCGCGGCCCACAAACTGGATGAAGAAGCCGAGCCCGAAAAGGCCAAACACAATGGACGGAACGCCAGCCAGATTATGGACGGCCGACCGGATGATATCCACCATTCGGCCCCGCGCATACTCGTGCATGTAAACGGCAGTCATCGCCCCAATCGGCACGACGGCGATCGCCATGACGATGACCAGCAGCACTGTACCGTAGATGGCGGGGAAGATCCCTCCCTCGGTCATCCCGGCCTCCGGCGCCTTTGTCAGGAACTCCCAGGTGACGTGCGGTCCGCCGTTCCAGATAATGATGCCCATCAGGATCACCACGATGGACACTATGAGCAAGGCACACAGGCCCGTCAGAAAGGCGATGGAGCCGGCTGCCACCTGCGGTCCGCGCCCGTGCGGAAGTGTCCTTACGGGTTGACTCATTTCAGGCTCCCCAGCTTGCGGCTGATGCGCCGCACCAGCGCATGTGAGAAGAGATTCAGCACGAAGGTAATGGCAAACAACACCACCCCGATGAAGAACAGGACCGTGTAATGGGCGTCCCCGAAGACCACTTCCGCCATCTCCTGTCCGATGGTGGCGGCCATGGTCCGCGTGCTGTCGAATGGGCTCCACGAGACGATGGCGGCGTTCCCTGTGGCCATCAGGACGATCATCGTCTCACCTATGCCGCGCCCGATGCCCAGGATCACCGCTGCCGCAATGCCCGGAGCCGCCGCAGGCACCACAACACTGAGCGCGGTCTGCGCCTTGGTGGCTCCGAGCGCAAGGCTTGCCTCGCGGAAATCTTTCGGGATGGCGGTCAGGGCATCCTCAACCACCGTGAAGATCACCGGCGTGATGGCCAGCCCCACAGCGATCCCTCCCACGAATGCGTTCAGACGGGACTGCACCCCCGTGATCTTCTGCAGAAAGGTGGCCAGCACCATCAGTGCGATGAAGCCGAGCACCACCGAGGGAAACCCGGCCAGGATCTCGATGACCGGTTTGACCAACTCGCGCGCCTTGCGCGGAGCAAATTCGGCGGTGTAAATGGCTCCACCAATGGCAAGCGGAGTGGCGAACAGAATGGCGACGATGGTCACCTTCAGGGTGCCGATGATCAGCGGGATGATGGAATACTTCGGCTCCACACCCACCGGCTGCCACATCCGGGTGGTGAACAGGCTCTGAAGTGTCACCTCTTCCTGAATCTCCCTGCTGGTCACCAGAGGCAGAGCCTCGCGACCGACGAACACGAAGATAAGAAAGACTCCCAGTATGGACAGCGTGGACGCAATCAGAATGATGTGTTCCGCAAGCGTCTCCAGAGGACGGAAACGCCTAGCGGTGAGCGGGCGCGCCGGCGCCCGCTCAACCGTTGTTGCATTGTCAACCAATGGCATCGCCCCCGGCTTCTTCCTTCACCCCGCGCACCAGTTTACAGAATCGGGATATATTCCACCTCTTCGACTACCTTCTGTCCCTCCTCAGAGAGCGTCCAGTCAATGAACTCCTTGATGGCGCCGGTTGGTTCGCCGACGGTGTAGAAGTACAGATCGCGGGACAGCGGATAGGTGCCGGACTTGATGGCCTCCTTCGTGGGAGCCACGGGCTCCGACTTGTCGTCTTTGCTGATGAGCACATCCCGAACGCCCTTGGTGTAGGCGACGCCGCCGTAACCAATGCCGTTTTTGTCCTTCGAGACCGCATTGACCACGCTGGCCGTGCCCGGCATGTTCTGGGCGCGCGGGTCGAAGTCCTCGTCCTCCAGGACGTGCTCTTTGAAGTAAACATAAGTCCCGGAGTTGTTTTCGCGGCTGTAGAGCGTGATGGGCGCGTCGTTTCCGCCCACTTCCTTCCAGTTCTTGATCTTGCCCGTGTAGATCGCCTTGAGCTGCGGGATGGAAAGGCTCTTGACCGGGTTGGACTCGTGCACGTACACCGACAGTCCGTCCTTCGCCACCACGAACTCCACCACATCCTTGCCGAACTTAGCCTTGACGCCTTCCTTCTCCTTGTCCTTGATGGGGCGCGAAGACTGGGCGATATCCGTGGTGCCGTTCTGCAGGGCCGCAATGCCGGTGCCGGAACCACCGCCTGTCACCTGGATGGTTACATTCGGGTGGGTGCTCATGTAGCGCTCGGCAAGGCGCTGGCCCAGGATGACCATCGTATCCGAGCCTTTGACGGTTACGGTCTCCTTGCCGCCACCCGCGTCTTCACCGGTCTGCTGCGGGCCGGCGCATCCGGCAGCCAGAACAGCCACGGCAGCGAAAGCCGCCAGCCGGGCCAGAATGGATGACCTGACAAATCTCTGCATTATGATACTCTCCCTTCCGGGCTCAATGGGTGACCAGGGCCTTTTGCTAGGCCACCCAAGGGATAGTACTCCCCGGCCATTGCTCACCCTTCAAACGATTGTTATGCTTGGATGAATGTAATGTTACAATCGCTGTAACAATTCCGTGTGTGGCCCACTGAGCTTCCGGAAGGAAGAGAATAACTGCCTGGGCGAGCCGTCGTTGACCAGCAGCCTGTTTTGCCGTGGATTTCCAATCCGGGCATCCGTTCAACTCTCAACATTCAGCCGCAGCCGCTCCAGCCTGATCCTTCGCTCTGTACCCCGCACTATCTACGCTTGTCGAGTAGCGCGGCGAAAGCCGCGCGTATCGAGACCTTGCAGGTTGATGTCCGCGGTTTCGCCCCGTCCGCCACCGGCGGACGGCTCAACCGGCATAGGCCGTGAGTTGCGGGAGCGACTTCGCCGACCTACGGCGTCTGTGGCCGTTCCCGCTTGGCCTTTCGCAACTGTCTTTCCGCGGCAGTGTTATAATCGCCGCAGTTGTTTGGCGAACAGGAGGCTGGCGGGTGTGATGAAAACGGCGCTTTGCGCAATCGTTGCGGCAGGAGGTGTCCTGATGAGTGTTGGGGGAGTC
The sequence above is drawn from the Armatimonadota bacterium genome and encodes:
- the pstA gene encoding phosphate transport system permease protein PstA, which translates into the protein MSQPVRTLPHGRGPQVAAGSIAFLTGLCALLIVSIVVILMGIIIWNGGPHVTWEFLTKAPEAGMTEGGIFPAIYGTVLLVIVMAIAVVPIGAMTAVYMHEYARGRMVDIIRSAVHNLAGVPSIVFGLFGLGFFIQFVGRGIDRSLYGGQLVWGQPCLLWAALTLALLTLPVVVVSTEEALRAVPDSYREGSLALGSTKWQTTWKVVIPQALPGILTGGILSVSRGAGEVAPILFTGAAYFLPELPKTLNSQFMELGYHIFVMSTQSVNVDDTMPIQYATTLVLLLLTFALNFAAILLRSRTRAKMEQS
- the pstS gene encoding phosphate-binding protein, translated to MQRFVRSSILARLAAFAAVAVLAAGCAGPQQTGEDAGGGKETVTVKGSDTMVILGQRLAERYMSTHPNVTIQVTGGGSGTGIAALQNGTTDIAQSSRPIKDKEKEGVKAKFGKDVVEFVVAKDGLSVYVHESNPVKSLSIPQLKAIYTGKIKNWKEVGGNDAPITLYSRENNSGTYVYFKEHVLEDEDFDPRAQNMPGTASVVNAVSKDKNGIGYGGVAYTKGVRDVLISKDDKSEPVAPTKEAIKSGTYPLSRDLYFYTVGEPTGAIKEFIDWTLSEEGQKVVEEVEYIPIL